The proteins below come from a single Mesobacillus jeotgali genomic window:
- a CDS encoding DUF3784 domain-containing protein encodes MTLFIGIQLFMVLLFLFFGWAIVKKEWYWLISNFNGKPKDEQQQLIKNGYPQRVGKLMLATAAGMAILLPLSFTSFPYSLEVQFGFMMLFLLGGLVYLSKYEVREKRKRSYLFSSLLAIGTIGFVVGLYFLGYQDFELKDYGDSFEITGMYGEEWDYADIRHVELLEEMPEVTWKENGFGLATLAKGHFKVKDYGSSLLFIHKDSQPYLFIETDHDKIFINSKSSKETAEWYELLSEKTK; translated from the coding sequence ATGACTTTATTTATTGGGATCCAGCTTTTTATGGTCCTTCTGTTCCTGTTCTTCGGCTGGGCGATTGTGAAAAAGGAGTGGTACTGGCTGATATCCAACTTCAATGGCAAACCGAAGGATGAGCAGCAGCAATTAATCAAGAATGGCTATCCACAAAGGGTCGGGAAGCTGATGCTCGCCACGGCAGCGGGAATGGCCATTTTGCTGCCATTAAGTTTCACCTCTTTTCCATATTCGCTGGAAGTCCAGTTTGGCTTCATGATGTTATTCTTACTCGGCGGTCTGGTTTACCTGTCCAAATATGAAGTCAGGGAGAAGCGAAAGCGAAGCTATCTCTTCAGCAGCCTTCTCGCTATTGGAACGATTGGGTTTGTGGTGGGACTTTACTTTTTGGGGTATCAGGACTTTGAACTTAAGGACTATGGTGATTCTTTTGAAATCACAGGCATGTATGGCGAAGAATGGGACTACGCAGACATTCGTCATGTGGAACTTCTGGAGGAAATGCCCGAAGTGACATGGAAAGAAAATGGGTTCGGCCTTGCAACGTTGGCAAAGGGCCATTTCAAGGTAAAGGATTACGGGAGCAGCCTGCTCTTTATCCACAAAGATTCGCAGCCTTATTTATTTATAGAAACGGATCATGATAAGATATTTATCAATAGCAAGAGTTCGAAAGAAACGGCAGAATGGTATGAATTACTGTCTGAAAAGACTAAGTGA
- the pxpB gene encoding 5-oxoprolinase subunit PxpB — translation MEFVISPLGDLAVVLSFGNEINEKTNRQIQSFVSKLEKENIRGIAEWVPAYTSLTIYYHPEVIPYDSLKDELERVGMSTGQSEPDRPLVYEIPVCYGGEWGQDLAYVANYHGLDEQEVIKLHANREYLIYMMGFMPGFPYLGGLPEKLAVPRLETPRQNVMPGAVGIGGNQTGIYPADVPSGWRIIGTTPVTLFSPEKEEPFLFSSGHYIKFVPISEEQFLTIKQLGDGYEVNRFEKR, via the coding sequence ATGGAGTTTGTAATCTCGCCTCTTGGTGATCTGGCAGTAGTATTGTCGTTTGGAAATGAAATAAATGAAAAAACGAACAGGCAAATACAATCCTTCGTTAGCAAACTGGAAAAAGAAAATATACGAGGCATTGCAGAATGGGTGCCTGCCTATACGTCTCTGACAATTTATTATCACCCTGAAGTCATACCCTATGATTCTCTCAAAGATGAGCTTGAAAGAGTGGGCATGTCCACGGGCCAATCTGAACCAGACAGGCCGCTTGTCTATGAAATTCCGGTCTGTTATGGCGGTGAATGGGGGCAGGATCTGGCTTATGTCGCTAATTATCACGGCCTGGACGAACAGGAGGTCATCAAACTTCATGCAAATCGTGAATACCTAATCTATATGATGGGTTTCATGCCCGGGTTTCCCTATCTGGGAGGCTTGCCTGAAAAGCTGGCTGTACCAAGGCTTGAGACGCCAAGGCAAAACGTGATGCCGGGTGCTGTCGGAATTGGCGGGAATCAGACAGGTATTTATCCTGCCGACGTTCCTTCAGGCTGGAGGATCATTGGCACCACTCCGGTAACCTTGTTTTCTCCAGAGAAGGAGGAGCCGTTCCTGTTCAGCTCAGGTCATTATATTAAATTCGTGCCAATTAGTGAGGAGCAATTTTTAACGATAAAACAACTGGGCGATGGATACGAGGTAAACAGGTTTGAAAAGAGGTGA
- a CDS encoding pyroglutamyl-peptidase I, whose amino-acid sequence MKILISGFEPFGKMKINPTEELLLEAEKFEIENVEISTILLPVNYDECAEELIKKVDDFQPDVVISCGLAAGRTAITPERIGINVKDTGSGDPYPDNKGNIPTDEMIDENGPDGLFATLPNRLIEKNLKALNIPAAVSNSAGTFICNNTLYAVLNHIRKNNLKTMAGFIHFPASTKMSALNPSLPSLPQETIAEALKVIVETCVMVEVRQ is encoded by the coding sequence ATGAAAATACTTATTTCCGGCTTTGAGCCGTTTGGAAAAATGAAGATTAATCCAACTGAGGAATTGCTGCTGGAAGCTGAAAAGTTTGAGATTGAAAATGTGGAAATCTCTACGATTCTGTTGCCAGTCAATTATGATGAGTGCGCAGAAGAGTTGATTAAAAAGGTGGACGATTTCCAGCCTGACGTGGTGATATCCTGTGGACTGGCAGCAGGCAGGACGGCAATCACTCCAGAACGGATCGGAATCAATGTGAAGGATACAGGATCCGGTGATCCATATCCAGATAATAAAGGCAATATCCCGACAGATGAAATGATCGATGAGAATGGGCCAGACGGATTATTTGCTACCCTGCCGAATCGTCTGATTGAGAAGAATCTAAAGGCGTTGAATATTCCTGCTGCGGTGTCGAACAGTGCAGGTACCTTTATCTGCAATAACACCTTATACGCTGTTTTAAATCATATCCGCAAAAATAATCTAAAGACCATGGCTGGGTTCATCCATTTTCCGGCATCTACTAAGATGTCAGCACTCAATCCATCCCTTCCTTCATTGCCACAAGAAACGATAGCTGAAGCATTGAAGGTGATCGTTGAAACTTGTGTCATGGTTGAAGTGCGACAGTAA
- a CDS encoding nitroreductase family protein, with translation MNTSETSLSSVISERRSVRKYDPDFKMSREEILDILKEAALAPSSSNLQPWKFIVIQDEETKKELRMIANNQEQVETSSAVIAVLADREMYRNGEKVYRSSFEAGYMDETTMNRMIENTNKLYPAAPVGMRENIASFDAGLISMQIMLIARARGYDTVPMGGFNKQQFIEKFNIDERYMPVLLLPIGKAAVPGHPTTRIPVEEIVEFI, from the coding sequence ATGAATACATCTGAGACAAGCCTGTCCAGTGTCATAAGTGAACGGCGTTCTGTCAGAAAATATGACCCTGACTTCAAGATGTCACGGGAAGAGATTTTAGATATTTTAAAAGAAGCTGCCCTTGCACCATCTTCAAGCAATCTTCAGCCATGGAAGTTCATCGTCATCCAGGACGAGGAAACAAAAAAAGAACTGAGAATGATCGCCAATAATCAGGAGCAGGTCGAAACTTCTTCTGCTGTGATTGCAGTTCTAGCTGACAGAGAAATGTACCGTAACGGCGAAAAAGTATACCGCAGTTCATTTGAAGCTGGATATATGGACGAAACAACAATGAACAGAATGATTGAGAATACCAATAAATTATACCCTGCTGCACCCGTCGGAATGAGGGAGAACATCGCGTCTTTCGATGCCGGCCTTATTTCCATGCAGATCATGCTGATTGCCAGAGCCCGAGGTTATGATACAGTTCCAATGGGCGGGTTCAACAAGCAACAATTCATCGAAAAATTCAACATTGATGAGCGCTATATGCCAGTCCTTCTCCTCCCTATCGGAAAGGCGGCTGTGCCAGGACATCCTACAACCCGTATACCGGTTGAGGAAATCGTGGAATTTATATAA
- a CDS encoding cell wall hydrolase — protein MKKYIKRMAAAGLIASVLGFGQTGAQAASIGMGSVGTDVTYVQSILKNLGYFNTTTTGYYGPITVEAVKQLQRDFGLEQTGGVGPKTSKLIQEIETMAHVVYGESRGESYQGQVAVAAVILNRVDSNDFPDSVHDVVFQRNAFTAVNDGQYNLQPNDTAYHAVKDAMLGWDPSYGSVYYFNPKLATDQWIFTRTVTKQIGNHHFAY, from the coding sequence GTGAAAAAGTACATAAAGAGGATGGCAGCAGCAGGATTGATTGCTTCTGTACTTGGCTTTGGGCAGACAGGAGCTCAGGCAGCAAGCATTGGAATGGGTTCAGTTGGGACAGATGTTACATATGTGCAGTCTATTTTGAAAAATCTCGGGTACTTTAACACGACGACAACTGGCTATTATGGACCAATCACTGTTGAAGCAGTGAAGCAGCTTCAAAGGGACTTTGGCCTCGAACAGACTGGAGGCGTCGGTCCGAAGACGTCCAAACTGATTCAGGAAATCGAGACGATGGCTCATGTGGTATATGGAGAATCCCGGGGTGAGAGTTACCAGGGACAAGTTGCCGTGGCTGCGGTGATTTTGAACAGAGTAGATTCTAATGATTTTCCAGATAGCGTCCATGATGTCGTTTTTCAAAGAAATGCCTTTACAGCGGTAAATGATGGCCAGTACAATCTTCAGCCGAATGATACAGCTTATCATGCAGTAAAGGACGCAATGCTCGGATGGGATCCTTCCTATGGCTCCGTTTATTACTTCAATCCAAAGCTTGCGACTGATCAATGGATTTTTACAAGGACAGTGACCAAACAAATAGGCAATCACCACTTTGCATATTAA
- a CDS encoding GNAT family N-acetyltransferase yields MEIEYGKATQLELQEIFSMAGVNRAEATGIQADNNKEEMISSYSDSLNHGAYFLVARTQDSLIGWVLVDRSLDWFTHKEIGWISDVYVKKEHRQNGVAKSLIEQSLVEFKHLGYDDVRLNVFSFNEKAIRLYEKLGFKDVSKFMRIEI; encoded by the coding sequence ATGGAAATAGAATACGGCAAAGCAACACAACTCGAATTGCAAGAAATTTTCAGCATGGCGGGTGTTAATAGAGCAGAGGCTACAGGGATTCAGGCTGATAATAACAAAGAAGAGATGATATCATCTTATTCCGATTCGCTTAACCATGGGGCTTATTTTCTTGTTGCGAGAACTCAGGATTCATTGATTGGCTGGGTACTGGTGGACCGAAGCCTGGACTGGTTCACGCATAAGGAAATCGGCTGGATCAGTGATGTGTATGTAAAAAAAGAGCACAGGCAGAATGGTGTCGCAAAATCGTTGATTGAACAAAGCCTGGTGGAGTTCAAGCACCTTGGCTATGATGATGTCCGTCTGAATGTATTTTCATTTAATGAAAAAGCAATTCGTTTATACGAAAAGCTGGGATTCAAAGATGTCAGCAAATTTATGAGGATTGAAATATAG
- a CDS encoding DsbA family oxidoreductase translates to MGKRRLDDAIKQIDHPIEVTYRCFELDPNMKRDIDYNMYEALSKKYGMSIAQAKASTQNMVQMAKESGLEYNIDTLILTNTFDAHRLTMFAKKHGLMAEMTERILRAYFTDSKHIGDHGTLTELAVEVGLDREAVEKMLASDEMADEVRADESTGQQYGITGVPFFLINKKYAITGAQPTDVIVQSLKKVIAENEITVLSGDDGMICDDDGCEIPNKKN, encoded by the coding sequence ATTGGCAAAAGGCGTCTGGATGACGCTATTAAACAGATTGATCACCCGATTGAAGTGACATATCGATGCTTTGAACTTGATCCGAACATGAAGCGGGATATTGATTATAATATGTATGAAGCTCTTTCAAAAAAATATGGGATGAGCATTGCCCAGGCGAAAGCAAGCACGCAAAATATGGTGCAGATGGCAAAGGAATCAGGCCTGGAATATAATATCGACACGCTCATCTTGACCAATACATTTGATGCTCACCGTTTGACGATGTTTGCGAAAAAGCATGGGCTTATGGCAGAGATGACCGAAAGAATATTGCGCGCTTATTTTACCGATTCGAAGCACATTGGCGATCATGGAACATTGACAGAATTGGCTGTTGAAGTGGGGCTGGACCGTGAAGCAGTAGAGAAAATGCTTGCCAGCGATGAAATGGCCGATGAAGTCCGTGCAGATGAAAGTACTGGCCAGCAGTACGGCATCACAGGTGTACCATTCTTCCTGATCAATAAAAAGTATGCGATTACCGGTGCACAGCCGACTGATGTGATTGTTCAATCACTGAAGAAAGTCATTGCCGAGAATGAAATCACCGTTTTGAGCGGCGATGACGGGATGATTTGTGATGACGATGGTTGTGAAATTCCTAATAAAAAGAACTAG
- a CDS encoding MFS transporter: protein MWKNKNVWILLTGEFIAGLGLWLGIIGNLEFMQEQIPSDFLKSLLLAAGLLAGIAVGPLAGRLTDQHSKKTVMLVSGFVRIISVVFMLIALQTSSVWWMLVFLVLLQISAAFYFPALQAAIPLVVSEKDLLQLNGVHMNVSTLSRIIGTAAAGILLVAIPLNAVYLLSMAAYIVLFGLTWFLQFDENKKSTAVKESGQKQGFKDVFPVIVKLPIVMMTLILTLIPLIFLGGFNLVVINISELQDSTAIKGWIYTAEGLAFMSGAFLIKKISYKFSPYKILFASSMLIGFSQLMLYFANQPVTTIIAFLLFGFSVGCFFPTAATIFQTRVPKDFHGRFFSFRNMMDRVFFQVVLLMTGFLLDAVGLQNMSVMFGALSIAMTTVFFLKSRNLRASAETEQSISS from the coding sequence ATGTGGAAAAATAAGAATGTCTGGATTTTATTAACCGGCGAGTTTATTGCCGGGTTAGGATTATGGCTTGGAATCATAGGAAATCTTGAGTTTATGCAGGAACAAATTCCTTCTGACTTTTTAAAATCGCTTCTGCTGGCTGCGGGATTACTGGCGGGCATTGCTGTCGGCCCACTCGCTGGAAGGTTGACCGACCAACACAGCAAAAAGACGGTCATGCTGGTATCCGGTTTCGTACGGATAATCAGTGTCGTTTTCATGCTGATCGCCCTTCAAACCAGTTCAGTATGGTGGATGCTTGTGTTCCTCGTGTTATTGCAAATATCTGCCGCTTTCTACTTTCCGGCACTCCAGGCAGCAATCCCGCTTGTTGTTAGTGAGAAGGACTTATTACAGCTCAATGGAGTCCATATGAATGTGTCCACGTTGTCTCGTATCATCGGGACTGCTGCTGCAGGAATTTTGCTTGTGGCCATTCCTTTAAATGCAGTTTATCTCCTTTCAATGGCTGCCTACATCGTCCTGTTCGGACTGACCTGGTTTTTGCAGTTTGATGAAAACAAGAAAAGCACTGCTGTTAAAGAAAGCGGGCAAAAACAAGGCTTTAAAGACGTGTTTCCTGTCATCGTCAAACTGCCGATTGTGATGATGACCTTGATTTTGACCTTGATTCCGCTGATTTTCCTGGGAGGCTTCAACCTGGTTGTCATCAATATCAGTGAACTCCAGGACAGTACTGCCATCAAGGGATGGATTTATACCGCGGAAGGTCTCGCCTTCATGAGCGGTGCATTTTTGATTAAAAAAATCAGCTATAAGTTTTCACCATATAAAATTCTGTTTGCAAGCTCGATGCTGATCGGCTTCTCCCAGCTTATGCTCTATTTTGCCAACCAGCCAGTGACGACGATCATCGCCTTTCTGTTGTTCGGATTTTCTGTAGGCTGCTTCTTCCCGACAGCTGCTACCATCTTCCAGACAAGAGTGCCAAAAGACTTTCATGGCCGTTTCTTCTCGTTCCGGAATATGATGGACCGCGTCTTCTTCCAGGTTGTCCTGTTAATGACCGGATTCTTGCTAGACGCAGTTGGCCTTCAGAATATGAGCGTCATGTTCGGTGCATTGTCGATCGCGATGACCACGGTCTTTTTCCTGAAATCACGCAATTTAAGAGCCTCCGCAGAAACCGAGCAAAGCATAAGCTCATAA
- a CDS encoding GNAT family N-acetyltransferase: MAVEQIERATEEDLLVIGTMFAECKEYLESRGILQWDEQYPNHEYFENAMQGEELFVLKKRESTIGVMVLDEWQAPEWENANWSATKGKPLILHSFCVDPSAQGGGYGSKMLQFAEDFAKDHGYGALRLDTYSGNEGAVRFYEKRGYRITGKVMMNGKPEGHELYVCFEKLF; this comes from the coding sequence ATGGCTGTAGAACAAATTGAACGGGCAACCGAAGAGGATTTGCTTGTCATCGGAACAATGTTTGCGGAATGCAAAGAGTACCTTGAATCGAGAGGCATTCTGCAATGGGATGAGCAATATCCCAACCACGAATACTTTGAAAATGCGATGCAGGGTGAAGAGTTGTTTGTATTGAAAAAAAGAGAATCCACAATAGGCGTGATGGTCCTCGATGAGTGGCAGGCTCCTGAATGGGAGAATGCAAATTGGTCAGCAACAAAAGGAAAGCCGTTGATTCTCCACTCGTTCTGTGTTGACCCGTCTGCCCAGGGTGGCGGATATGGCAGCAAGATGCTACAGTTTGCAGAGGACTTTGCGAAGGATCACGGCTATGGTGCCCTTCGGCTGGATACGTATTCCGGTAACGAAGGTGCGGTCCGCTTTTATGAAAAAAGGGGCTATAGAATCACCGGAAAAGTAATGATGAATGGAAAGCCTGAAGGACATGAGTTATATGTTTGCTTTGAGAAATTGTTCTGA